The genomic segment ATAAGCAAGAGTACTTTTTCCTTCAAACGGAGCTCCCATAATTTTTCCCTGATAAGTTGCTTCCTGATAGCGTCCGCCAAGAATCATTTTAATATTAGCTACAGAAGTTGATTTTTCAGGTTTGCCATCTGGTTCGTACCAAAATGTCATTTCACAATTCCATGTTCCAACTTCGTCAGCCATTAATTTGTGTGATTCTCCCGGAGTAGCATAAGCCTGCCATGCTTTTGCAGCTGCCGCAGAATCTACAGGAGCTTCTGCAACTGGTTCTTCGGTTTTAACACTATCTGAAACAGTGGCGGCTGGGGTTTCAGTTTCTGATTTTACTTCTTTTTTACACGAAATAAAACATAGTGCAATAATTGCTAATGTTGCGGTTAACTTTTTCATAAGCATTTGTTTTTATGTTTGTTACAAAACAAAAGTAAGAAAAATATTAGTCAACATGGTTTCAGGTATAAAGTTTCAGGTTTATATACTTTTGAGTGATCTCAAACCGTATAAGCAGGCAAGACAACGAAAAGAATTATAAAATCTTTTTGGTCAAAAAACTTGAAACCTTAAACTTGAAACAAACATTAACGCTTGTCAATTTTAACCGATTTTATAATCGCTTCAAGATTCAACATTAAATCACGTTCCTGATTTGAAGGCGAATAACAAAAACCTTCGATTACCAAAATTCGATTGTAAACAGGATCTACAATTGCATAGTTAATGAAAGGTCCGGCCATGAAATCGTTTTTAAGTTCCCACGTTCCTTTTGTTTCAAAAGCTTCTTTTCCGTCAAGAGACGTATTTGAGAAATACGGTGCGTACGCTTCTCCCGTAATCATTCTTGTTTTAGGCTCGCGTCCTTTTATGTAATAACCAACAGAATCACGCATTTTGATAATATTGCCTATGACATTTCCGCGTGTTTTGAAATTGTTGAGTGGAATTTGATAAATCAATAAACTTGTATTCCCACTGATTATGTCTTTTTTTAGCCAGATAAAATTCTTTTTATGAAGCATATATACATATCCGGTTGGAATTTGAATATCGATATGGAATTTATTTTTTATTACAGCCGGATTTAAAAGTGACTGCCTGTTATCTTCCTGAATTTTTTCAATTTCGGCATCGCGAATCATTTTGATAATCTGCGCCGAATTTAATTCGATACTGCAAATAATATCATCGACAGATTTTCCGTAAATGCGAAAAGTATTATGAGGAAGTGCTTTACTATGTGTAATTTCAAACTTTTCTACAGCTGATTTTTTTACCACAATAATACTGCGGCTGTCAGTTACGAAACCTTCAAGAAGTTTTGCGGGATATTGATTTATTGTAAAAAGCGGCTCTTCCTGAGTTAAGCCTAATACGGGCGAAGCAAATTTATTTCGAATACTGTCGCCTACTTCTCCATACCATAACTGATCGTCAATTATAATAGAAATTGTATTTGTTTTTCCAGAAACAGGCTCTTGCTGTTTATCTGTTTTAAAACAAGAAATCAGTAGAAACGGAAGTATTATAAATAAAAAATGGGTTTTATTCATTTTCTTAATTTATGAAATAAAACCCAAATTTAGTTAAGATTTTGAATTATCCGTTTATTTTAAGTTTCATTCCAGGTTTAATATCTTCATCTTTAATACCATTCCATTTTTTAATATCTGAAATTGTTACTCCAGGATATTTTTTAGAAATGCTGTATAAAGAATCACCTTTTTTAACGTAATAATCTTCACTTGTATTTTTTACTGATGGCGCTTTCTTTTTGAAAGAATCTACAGAATTTGAAGCAATTGCTGTTGAAACAGGCTCTTGTATTTCTGTAACTATTTTAGAAACTACTAATGTTTTTCCTAAACCAATATTGTTAGAGCTAAGATCATTTAACTCTTTTAACTCCGCAATAGTCGTACCGAATTTTTTAGCAATGCTTCCTAAATTGTCTCCGGCTGCTACAGTATACTCAACTGTTTGTATTGAAACTTTATCTTTTTCATCTGCAGAGGCAACTGCTTCTTCAGTATTTTTCTCTATAACTGGTAAAGCTTTTGGCTCTTTAACCACTTTTTCAGCAGAATCTTTTTCTGATTTAATTTTCAATGTTTTTCCTAAGGCAATAGAATTTGATTTCAGATTATTCCATTTTTTCAAATCAGAAACATTCACATTGTATTTATCAGCAATTGAGCCTAAGTTATCTCCTTTTCTAACTTTATAAAACTCGATATCTTTTTGAATTTCTTTTTGAACTTCTAAAGATTTAGTGTCTTTAACCGGTTTTCCTTTTGGAGCAATTTTCATTGCTAAACGAGATGGAATCGTTTTGTTTTCTGATTCGTATTTTACGTAAGCGTAAATTTTATCTTCGTTAGAAACAAATGTTGCGATTTTGTCTTTTGGTAACCGCAGGAAATTCTGCTCGCCATGATAAGCAGGCACAACATTTAATTTATATGAAGGATTCAAAAGCTGCAACTGCGATTCCGGCATATCTAATAAATTGGCAATCTGCTTAAATGACATTTCATTTTTAATTGCTATTGTGTCTGTCTCAAAGTTTTTTACTACAGCCCTTTCAGGATTGATTCCGTGTTCTTTATGATATTCAAAAAGGTACATTGTAGCATAAAAAGCCGGAACATAACCTTGAGTTTCTTTTGGAAGATAATTGCGAATATCCCAGTAACCTGTTTTTCCACCAGAACGACGAATCGCTTTTGTTACGTTTCCAGGACCTGAATTATAAGAAGCCAGAACCAATTCCCAATCATTAAAAATGTTGAACATTCTGGTCAAATAATCAGAACATGCTGCAGTAGCTTTAAGAGGATCGCTTCTTTCGTCGATATAAGAATCGATTTTTAAAGAGTATTGTTTTCCGGTTCCGTACATAAACTGCCAAAGTCCGGTGGCGCCCATTCTAGAAACTGCTTTAGGATTTAAAGCAGATTCTACAACGGCTAAGTATTTTATTTCCAATGGAACTTTTTCTTTTGCGAATGTTTCCTCGAATATTGGAAAGTAGTATTCTGATAAAGCCATTAATCGTGAAAATGATTTTTTACGATTTTTTAGAAATGACTTTATTATATTTTCTAATCCTTGATTGTATTCAATTTCAAAAGGTGATTTTGCATTCATTGCCGCCAAACGCTCTTTTAGCAGTTCAGTTGGCAGCTCTTCATCTACAGTAACATCTTTATTAATTGTTTGAATATCTTTTGTCAAATCATCGTAGATATCTAAACTTACCAACTCATTCATCCAAAGGCTGTCAACTTTTGCTGCCAGATTATCTTTTTTGAATGTGCCTTTAATAGAATCTAAATAAGACAACTTTACTTCGGGCCTTATTTCCTGAGAGACTTCGGCAGATTGCTGCGCAAAGGCCGTCAGGGAGAACAAAGCGGTTACCGCTAATGAAATTTTCTTTACAATCATATAACATTTTTTTAAAATTCTATAAATCAGACTATTATAGAAACGTTATTTTTGCAAACTTATAAAGTTTACCGCTTAAATATACGCAAAAAAATGTTAATTGTGATATTTTAGTCTAAAATCGCTGCAATTCCAGGTAAAACACGACCTTCTAACATTTCAAGCATTGCCCCTCCACCAGTAGAAACATAACTCATTTTTTCTTCAAAACCGAATTGTTTTACTGCTGCAACTGAATCTCCTCCTCCAACTAAAGAAAATGCTCCGTTTTGAGTAGCTTCTGCAATAAAATCACCTAAAGCGATAGTTCCTTTTGAGAAAGTTTCCATTTCAAAAACACCTAACGGACCATTCCAAAGAATTGTTTTTGATTCTAAAATTACTTTTTTGAAGTTTTCTAATGATTTTGGACCTGCGTCAAGACCTTGCCATCCATCAGGAATTGCAGTTACGTCTACAATTTGTGTGTTTGCTGAGTTTGAGAAATCATCAGCAGCTACAACATCAACAGGAATATGAACCTGAACATTTTTCTCTTTTGCTAATCTTAAGATTTCAAGTGCTAAATCTAATTTATCATCTTCGCAGATTGATTCACCGATTTTTCCGCCTTGAGCTTTGATGAATGTAAAAGTCATACCTCCACCAATAATCATGTGGTCAACTTTATCTAAGATATTTTCGATAACTGTAATTTTAGAAGAAACTTTAGAACCTCCTAAAACAGCAGTAACTGGTTTTACACTATTATTAAGTACTTTATTTAAGCTTTCGATTTCTTTTGCTAATAAAGTTCCAAAAGTTTTATCATTTGGAAAAAACTGTGCAATGATTGTTGTCGAAGCGTGTGCTCTGTGCGCCGTTCCGAAAGCGTCGTTTACATAAATATCTCCTAATGAAGCTAATTCTTTTGCGAAAGCAACATCTCCAGCTTCTTCCTCAGCGTGGAAACGTAAATTTTCAAGTAATAAAACTTCTCCAGGCTGTAAGTTTTTAGCAACTGTTTGAGCTGGTTCACCAACACAGTTTTCAGCAAACTTAACTTGTACTCCTAAAATTTCAGAAGCTGTTTTTAAGATATGTTTTAAAGAGTATTTTTCTTCTGCACCTTTTGGTCTTCCTAAATGCGACATTAAAATAACACTTCCGCCTTGAGCTAAAATAGCATCAATCGTAGGTTTTGCAGCTTCAATACGTGTTGTATCAGTTACATTAAAATTCTCGTCCAGCGGCACATTAAAATCAACACGGATTATTGCCTTTTTATTTTTAAAATCGAAATCGCTTAAAGTTTTCATTTGATATTTTTTTTAGTTTTTTAGAAAGAACAACAAATATAGAACTTTTCAGCTACCAATAAATTCGAATAAAGTAAAAAAGAAGGGATAAAAAGCACGAAAACGTTATAAATTCACAAATAAATTGGTTTATTAAATATTAAAAACAATTAATTGATAGCAATTTCATATTCATATATATAAAAAAACCTTTCCTGTTCACAGAAAAACAGAAAAGGTAAAAAATGAAATAAATTAATTTTTTGTTTTTGGAAGTTGAATTAGTCTTCTGTCTGAATATAACAAATAGACAAATTGTTCTGAACCGGAAACATAATGGTTTCGTATTCATTTTTGTTTTCAATGCTTTTAGAAACAAGATAGCTTCCTTCAATAATCCCGAAATAATACAACAAAGGCGAATAAAATGTGATACCGATTTTATGTTTTGACGAATCGGTCACGTCTGTGTTTATGATATCTAATTGATAATTAATAAATGGGAAATAATTATTACCTAAAACATCAGTAACTCGATAAAAATTTCCTTTTAACTGCTCAACATAACCATTTGCAGCAATTCCGGTTAAGAAATGAAGCTGAACGGCTTTTTCGTTTACACTTAATAATTCTCTAAATGTGTTTTTAGGATTTTCTGCTGAATTATACTGCTGACTCTGCATTTGATATTCTTTGAAAGTGTCTTCAAAAACATATTGATCCCAAAGAAATGTTGACGATTTATCAATCACGATTCGATAGGCTAGTTTTATCTTTCTTATTTTCATAATCAATGATTTAATGGAACTTCGATAACAAGCAGAATTGCATTTTCTGAAAGTGCCTCCCATTCAATTTTATGGGTTACTTTTAGTGCAAGTCCGTCTTTTGCTTCTAAAAGTCGATCTTCAATTTCAAAAGCTCCGCTTAAAACAAATGCAAAAACACCATTTCGAGGATTCTTTAATGTAAAAGTACCTTCTTTTCTACCATCAAAAAGCCCAATAAAGCCAAGTGCTCTTTCTATTTCAAACAAAGGCTGAAGCTTATTGTGCGAATTCAAATTGAACTTATATTGCTCAAAATAGTTTTTGAAATATTGTTTTCCCATGTGAAATTCAAGTTCTAAGTAACTTACATTTTCAGTTTCATAGGGATTGAAGATTTCAACTTCTAATTCGTCATCTGCAGCGAGAACCCTGATTTGATCTACATGCACAAATTCGGCATTACCAATATTATCCTTGTATTCAATTCCGCCGAATAAGGGCAGAATAATCACATTTGTTTTAGAATTTATAAATCGGGTAATACGTTGTTGGGGCGCCAGTATAACCTCATTCAAAATTTTTAATGATCCAAATGCATTTCGGGATACATCCTGATAATGTTCAAAATTAAAAGTCGAAAAGCAATTGTGTTTTTCTGAATGGAAAACACCTCTTGAATCTGACTTGTAAATTTGTACCGGAATCTGCGCTATCATTATAACCTATTTTAAAATCTAACTTGAAACGTTTATGGTGTGCGTTAAAACAAAACCTTCACTAACACTTCCGGTAACGGTTCCTAATTCGTTGGCAACTGAATCTGAAAAAACATTGTCTGATGCGTTATAAGTATAGCCAGACATTCCTTTTGTATATCCGTTTGCA from the Flavobacterium sp. genome contains:
- a CDS encoding LysM peptidoglycan-binding domain-containing protein, which codes for MIVKKISLAVTALFSLTAFAQQSAEVSQEIRPEVKLSYLDSIKGTFKKDNLAAKVDSLWMNELVSLDIYDDLTKDIQTINKDVTVDEELPTELLKERLAAMNAKSPFEIEYNQGLENIIKSFLKNRKKSFSRLMALSEYYFPIFEETFAKEKVPLEIKYLAVVESALNPKAVSRMGATGLWQFMYGTGKQYSLKIDSYIDERSDPLKATAACSDYLTRMFNIFNDWELVLASYNSGPGNVTKAIRRSGGKTGYWDIRNYLPKETQGYVPAFYATMYLFEYHKEHGINPERAVVKNFETDTIAIKNEMSFKQIANLLDMPESQLQLLNPSYKLNVVPAYHGEQNFLRLPKDKIATFVSNEDKIYAYVKYESENKTIPSRLAMKIAPKGKPVKDTKSLEVQKEIQKDIEFYKVRKGDNLGSIADKYNVNVSDLKKWNNLKSNSIALGKTLKIKSEKDSAEKVVKEPKALPVIEKNTEEAVASADEKDKVSIQTVEYTVAAGDNLGSIAKKFGTTIAELKELNDLSSNNIGLGKTLVVSKIVTEIQEPVSTAIASNSVDSFKKKAPSVKNTSEDYYVKKGDSLYSISKKYPGVTISDIKKWNGIKDEDIKPGMKLKING
- a CDS encoding phosphoglycerate kinase, which produces MKTLSDFDFKNKKAIIRVDFNVPLDENFNVTDTTRIEAAKPTIDAILAQGGSVILMSHLGRPKGAEEKYSLKHILKTASEILGVQVKFAENCVGEPAQTVAKNLQPGEVLLLENLRFHAEEEAGDVAFAKELASLGDIYVNDAFGTAHRAHASTTIIAQFFPNDKTFGTLLAKEIESLNKVLNNSVKPVTAVLGGSKVSSKITVIENILDKVDHMIIGGGMTFTFIKAQGGKIGESICEDDKLDLALEILRLAKEKNVQVHIPVDVVAADDFSNSANTQIVDVTAIPDGWQGLDAGPKSLENFKKVILESKTILWNGPLGVFEMETFSKGTIALGDFIAEATQNGAFSLVGGGDSVAAVKQFGFEEKMSYVSTGGGAMLEMLEGRVLPGIAAILD
- a CDS encoding DUF4837 family protein, producing the protein MNKTHFLFIILPFLLISCFKTDKQQEPVSGKTNTISIIIDDQLWYGEVGDSIRNKFASPVLGLTQEEPLFTINQYPAKLLEGFVTDSRSIIVVKKSAVEKFEITHSKALPHNTFRIYGKSVDDIICSIELNSAQIIKMIRDAEIEKIQEDNRQSLLNPAVIKNKFHIDIQIPTGYVYMLHKKNFIWLKKDIISGNTSLLIYQIPLNNFKTRGNVIGNIIKMRDSVGYYIKGREPKTRMITGEAYAPYFSNTSLDGKEAFETKGTWELKNDFMAGPFINYAIVDPVYNRILVIEGFCYSPSNQERDLMLNLEAIIKSVKIDKR
- a CDS encoding DUF1579 domain-containing protein, translated to MKKLTATLAIIALCFISCKKEVKSETETPAATVSDSVKTEEPVAEAPVDSAAAAKAWQAYATPGESHKLMADEVGTWNCEMTFWYEPDGKPEKSTSVANIKMILGGRYQEATYQGKIMGAPFEGKSTLAYNNASKEFTSTFIDNMGTGMMVATGKYDEATKSMELKGEMVNPMDGKKSPYREIYTIIDPTTRKMEMFDVKNGKEFKSMEIVMKKK